From one Tetragenococcus osmophilus genomic stretch:
- a CDS encoding DUF1015 domain-containing protein, which yields MVDVRPFKAVRPEAALADKIAELPYDVVDSAEARALAQGNPYSYFHIDKAEIDLPQSISPYDEAVYQKAAANLAEFLQQGWLKKDAQENYYLYQLTMSGNSQTGLVACTSIDDYTQGKIKKHEYTRHEKEIDRMNHIRSCDANTSPIFLSYRKNTEIQQLIQDWQDTHEAIYDFTSYYDVEHKVWLLDDPVVIQQLENAFASLEALYIADGHHRTESAVKVGLEKRENQTNSVESDFFLSILFPEDELMIKEYNRVLNVEVPEDFFTQLQESFIVEETSKKRATSPAEIMMCLSGKWYQLKVKENKIPTDPVGKLDVSLLQNLLIAPIFDIQDVRSDNRIDFVGGIYGPQRLEELVDSHNWNVAFSMYPTKMRDLLQVADAKEIMPPKSTWFEPKLLSGLFLHDLETTAKL from the coding sequence ATGGTTGATGTTCGTCCTTTTAAAGCTGTCCGCCCTGAAGCTGCTTTAGCTGATAAAATTGCTGAACTTCCTTATGATGTAGTTGACTCGGCCGAGGCACGTGCTTTGGCTCAAGGGAATCCTTATAGTTATTTTCATATTGATAAAGCTGAAATTGATTTACCTCAAAGTATCTCCCCTTATGATGAAGCGGTATATCAAAAAGCGGCAGCAAATTTGGCAGAATTTTTGCAGCAAGGTTGGTTAAAAAAAGATGCGCAAGAAAATTACTATTTATATCAATTAACCATGAGCGGCAACAGTCAGACAGGTTTAGTTGCTTGTACTTCAATTGATGATTATACACAAGGTAAGATAAAAAAGCATGAGTATACACGCCATGAAAAAGAAATTGATCGGATGAATCACATACGTAGTTGTGACGCGAATACTAGTCCCATCTTTCTTAGCTATCGAAAAAACACAGAGATTCAGCAATTAATTCAAGATTGGCAAGATACCCATGAAGCGATCTACGATTTTACGAGTTATTATGATGTCGAGCATAAAGTTTGGCTTCTCGATGATCCTGTAGTTATTCAACAATTGGAAAATGCTTTTGCTTCACTAGAGGCTTTATATATTGCAGATGGGCATCATCGAACGGAGTCTGCGGTGAAAGTCGGTTTAGAAAAACGTGAAAATCAGACAAATAGTGTAGAAAGTGACTTCTTTTTGTCTATTTTGTTTCCTGAAGATGAACTTATGATCAAAGAATATAACCGTGTATTAAATGTTGAAGTCCCCGAAGACTTTTTTACTCAATTACAGGAAAGTTTTATTGTAGAAGAAACAAGCAAAAAAAGGGCAACTTCTCCGGCAGAAATCATGATGTGTTTGTCTGGAAAGTGGTATCAATTAAAAGTAAAAGAAAATAAAATCCCAACAGATCCTGTGGGCAAATTAGACGTATCACTATTACAAAATTTATTAATTGCACCGATTTTTGATATACAAGATGTAAGAAGTGACAATCGTATTGATTTTGTCGGGGGGATTTATGGTCCGCAAAGGTTGGAAGAGTTAGTTGATAGCCATAATTGGAACGTCGCTTTTTCTATGTACCCAACGAAAATGCGAGACCTATTGCAAGTTGCTGATGCAAAAGAAATTATGCCGCCTAAATCGACTTGGTTCGAACCTAAATTGTTAAGCGGC